GCTACATTGGTGTATTTACCGTCATCCGTTTTGGGAATCTCCAATACGCCTGTGTTAATAAGCTCAATTACATCTGCACGTTCAGGTGAAGTAGTATCAACGCCTGTAATTTTCCAATTTTCTTGAACTTTAGGCTCGTATACACCATTTTTTTCTTCCTTCAGGTAAGCAATTGCACGATTACGAATGGTTCCATCTATTTCACCAAATGCTTTTACATCCTTTGAAGACCAGAGCTGTTGGAATTTCCGCCCTTCGAGTGCTCCTCCCTTTGCTTTAAGAGCTTCCATCCGGTATGCATTCATTCCCAATTTGATAGTATCATCAGATTTGATGGAGGTTCCATCCATTTTTCTCAAATTTGTAATCCGACTGCCATATGGCTTCGTTAAGTCAATTTCATATTTGACGCCACCAAAAAAATCATTAGTACTGTACTTGGAAGCACGTCTTATCTTATCAAAACTAACTGTTACATCACCTGGTCGAGTCGAGTTAAAGTAGCCTACTGCCCATTCCATGTAATCTTTCAGATCTTTACCCGTTACTTGGTAAACTGTAATTTCACCGAGAGCGAACTGATAGTTATAAGCAATATCCTTTTTCTTGATGGGACCTACATCCAACCGCGCCTTATCGTTATCAATCTGATGGGAAACTACATCCGCTTTGCTGTAATGCAGCATAACATCGTTAAAAAAGTCTGATAACGGAGTTTCCTGAATTTGTACAGTAGGGATGCCGTCAATCTCATTCTTAGGTACAAGGTTCATTCCTTTAAGTTGTGCCACTTCGATATTGGCATTTTCTCTTGCGAACTCATGATACGGCTGCAATGTAGATTCCAATGCCGGATCCGATAATGCAGTTGTTCCATCCTCAGCTTTAACAGGTAATGCAGCCGCTTGCTTATCCTTAAGGACTACTTTATCACCTTGCTTCGTGAATGTAAGGTCTATACGAGAAATATGAGTTCCGTATTTATCCGGTTCGACAATTAAAACACCGTTCACTGTATCACCCTTAACAAGCTTGTGCATATGACCTGCAAAAATAGCAGCCAACTCCGGGTTCGCATTGGCGATATCTTTTACACCAGTACCTGGGACACCATTCTCATTCTCCAGCCCCATATGCATAAGCCCAATCATTACATCTACTTTACCTTCTAATTCCTTGATAGCTTTTTTCGTTTCATCTACAGGATTCTTGAATACAAGCCCGTCTACATGATCAGAGCCTTTCTCAAATTCAGCCGTCATGGGAGTATCCATTCCAATAACCCCAATCTTTATCCCTGCTTTTTCAATAATGGTATACGCAGGCATGAATCTTTCACCATTGTCCTTATAGATGTTCCCTGCCAGCATTTGGCCTTTATACTGAGAGGTAATTTTCTTAAACACGTCCATTCCAAAATTGAATTCATGATTGCCCATCACCCAGGCATCATAATTCATTTCATTCATAGCTACCATCATTGGAGACTTGGGTTGGTCATTAAATAATTCCGCCGAATTATCCTGAATCATATCCCCTGCATCGAGTAAAATCGTATTTGGGTTTTCTCCACGAACTTTCTTGATGATTGTAAATAATTGCGTTAAACTCCCACTTGGATTGGGACCGTCCAACGCATAATCCCATGGCATGAAGCGTCCATGAATATCCGACGTACCTAAAATGGAAATCCGTGTGTCTTCATTTGCCGATTCAGCCGCTTCTACCGAAACTGGGAGGGAAGTGACAACGCTTCCAAATAATAATAAAGCAGCAACAGTTAAACACCATTTTTTCTTAGCCTTCACGATGACTCTCCTTTGTTGTATTGGATTACCGTACACGCTAACTATATACGGCTTGCCCTCGATAGGATATGTACTACACATTCTCTATCCATTCGGGACATAATCATTCTATAATATAAAATGTAATTTAGATATATTATTCACTCCATATCTCACAATTCTAATACTATTTCTATCTTAACTAGCTTATTAAACAAAAAAATAAGTGACAAGAAAAAAGCTCAAGCATATGATTTGAGCTTTACCTCGATAATCATCACCTAGATTATCCGTATAGTCTATTTTTAAAGATACACCTATATCCTATAACTTCTAACCAAACCTCAGTCTCCTTATACTATCTACTGTAATTACGCAGGCCACTCAAAGGATTCATCTTCAATCTCTCTCTTCATCTCATCGAAGAACCAAGTGACTCCCTTCCACCAATTCGGGTCCTCGGCATAGGTTCGGTTTAGCCATTGGATCGGTTGACTCCCTCCTGGACGCCTACTGCTAATATTAGCTACCGTCTTCGCTGCAATGTTAGCTGAAGACGCAATCGTTGTGTTGTAGCTCTCCCAGCTGCCAAATACGTTAAAAGGATTATTCGCTATTTCTTTTACACTTTTATGATCTTTTGATACGAATCCCTGCTCTTGTCCAGTAATGGCAAAAAGCAAGAGAGGGTGAATATCGTATTTCTTCCCGGCTTCCACAATCTCAGACAAATACGGTTCCTCGGCTAAAATGGAGTTCCTATCCCGCAAATATTGCTTCAGACGCTTCGTATCTATAGAAACATATTTGAGCCCCGTAGGGATTCCATCGACTGGTTGCGGTTCCTCGTTATCATTAATTATGGGTTGCAGTATATTTATCGGATCTGCATATGATGCGGGTGCAGGTGACTGTTGATCCAGTGGACGGATCAGCACGCACAAGAGAACAACCGCAAAGAAACACGCAATCGTAATAGATATCCTTCGATTGAACCATTTTTTGTTCCTTAATGGAACAAAAGGCTCACTGGCAACCGCAAGCTCCCTACAGACACTCCGGCCTTGTTCATCCCATTCCTGCACCAACGCTTGAAATGAGACTGTAGGCAATAGTTGCTGAGACCATCGAAGAAGGATGTTTCGAACCATCTCTTCCTGTACAGGAAAAGTAGTTCTGCTGCTCACCCATACAACTAACGACGATAACAGATCCTCTTTGCTCAAATCCAGAGACATACAATGTTGAAGCACATCATCCGCCTGAATAACGAGAGAGTCTCTATGCTTTATAAGAAGCTCGTAGCAAACCTGCTTCTTCACCTCGTCTGGAAAAGAAGGTAGACGGCTCTCAATAATCCGATGCACCGCATCGGCTAATATAGATGCCCGTTGCTTCGGATCAAGACTATGGTGCTTGTGTTCAATATAATGCTTCAGCCGTACAATTTCCCCACCAGATAAAACATACTCTTGCATCCCTATGATCCCAGCCCATCCTGATGTTCAGTTAGAGAACGATCCCCTATGAAAATAATTCCACATCCAGGCTGGAATATCCTTCTTAGATGCATAAGCAAATCGATTAAAACAAAAATTCTTGCATCAAAATATTGTTAAAATGAAACTCTAGCATCTCTCCAACATCTGGATGAATACCGTTCCTCTCTAAATATTGTCCATTGGTGTATGCCGCTAATGTCTTACGCCAGAAATTTTGCGCTCTTGGATTTCGTTCCGTAGGATTGGTCTGCAGCGCCCAATTTCCACGAAATTGAGCCAACACTTGCCGTGCTGCTAAAACTATTGACATATCTTATTGTGCCGGGGGGCAGTCATAGGCCACACATGCTAAGAGAAAGTCCGATCTATGTAGATGATTCAATTCTTCAATTTTTGAATAAACATCCTATTCCCTAACGGTAAACCTCATATCTGCTTAATCTTCCACGCAGTTTATTATTTTTAGAGGTTTCATTCATTAGAGGCATGCTCCAATTGCCCAATAATGCCAGCCAATTGTCTGGTTAGATAAGGCGAAACGTCTCCAATTTCGGATACTGCTTCTAGCAGCGCAAAGGTGGGCCCGCCCCATGGGCCTTGTGGATCGAATACTTGCCGGCCGATTCGCAAGCCTGCTGCTTCGATATAGCTGTTCAGTCGTTGAATTCCTTCATTAAGCAGGTCGGCCGGCAGCGGTTTGTTCCTGCGCCGGGACCATTCTACCAAGAAGGACATGCCGCGCAATATATCATATTCAAAAAACCTTGGAAAGCAAGGCTTCAGCCATTCCATATCGATGATGTGCCCATTTTGTTTGGAACATACAAGACGATGTTCAATCAAATAACGTGCGCCTTGATCCAAGAAAACGGCTTCCTGCGCAGTAAATGCGCGGTTCGTATACCACAGAATAGCCTCAAGTGGAGGCAGTGTTGAAACGATAGAACTCTTATTAGAATGAGTATAAGCTTCCGGATCGCAGTTCAGTCCGCCATCAGGCAGCTGATGCTTTAAGAACCATTCGCGAATCCAAGGCAGCTCCTTGTCCAAATCACAGCCATAGGCCATCAAAATCATATAGTACACGGCAAGCTCACAATGACAGCAATCCATCTTCATTCTATCGGTTTCACTTATTGGATGGTCGTCGGCGGATATGATGAAGGTGGGCCAGGTTTGAGCTTTGAGCAAATATTTGGCTCTGGCAATAGCAGACTCGGGAATTTGTTTCACTTCCCCCATTTCATAAAGAGCTGCCATATGCCACCAAGTTCCATCCCATTTTCTACGGCTGTCCTCGCAACGATCCATAGCCAAATCTGGAGTAGATTCAAGAAATCGTATAGATCCTTCGATTGCATAACGAATATTTTGATTTGTTTCCATCTCGATATCTCCTTTTGTTTACCTCTACAAATTTAAAGAAAATAGCGTTTCCTCTGTCCACTTCGTAGTAACCAGCAGCTGAAATGCGCTCCCTCGTAATCATGCTTGGCAACCGGCGGCGGGCTGTCTTGTCTAGTGTAATTGTCTTTTGTCACTCGTTTTTACTAATCAAGCACTGATTCTGATAAGGATCCATGAACGCGTAGAAGGGTGAATGTCAAACAAATAAGTAGTATGATGAAATGCTGATTCAGGTTGTCTTATTTTTTTGAAATCGCAGTTTTAACATATCTTTATCAATTATGCGGTAAATTGTTACAAAATGGAAGGTAGAAATCATTGTTAATTGAATACCGTCACATCTCATCTATTTCTTTACGTTCCATCAATATCATACACTCCACATGTATGATGCTTACACTATGAACAACTCTCTTATTAACGAACGATTGATTCCCCATCGGCTGGAACGAATATGTTGGCCGTGAGCCCCTTCTCTTCAATAAAGCTTGTCAATTAGTATCTTGGGAAAGCGCCTCGATCGCAACTGCATCGAAATGGTCGGGTGCAGGTGAGTCACAATGACTGCATCGGTCTGGACGATTTCCTCAACAGGAATCGGCAACTCGGCGGTCGGATTGTTGACTTGGTTTGAAGTATTGGGAAAGGGTGGATAGACCCCTTTTGCTCCTAAAAATGGATCTATTAAAAAAGTCATGTTGCCATAGTTTAGAACCATAGTCGCATTTCGTATTTGTCTGATCTTCACTGTGAATGCCTCCTTTTATAATCTTCTTCTATAGGATAATATTTAAAAAGAAAGTGGAACTATATAGAATCATGTAAAACCGAAGAAATACTTGAATAATGAAAGAGGTTATCATACATGCTGGATCATACCGATAAACAAATTCTCGAAGAACTTAAAAATAATTCCAGAATTTCGATGAAAGAACTGGGAGAAAAAATTCATATGACTGGTCAGGCGACAGCTAACCGGGTGCTGAAATTAGAGGAAAGTGGAGTGATTGAAGGCTATACGATTCATCAAAATCACATGAAAACGGGATACCCGGTCCATTCGTTTATAAACATTTATACGAAGAGCTTCGATCATAAACCATTCTTATCGTTTATAGAAACTCAACACCCGTATATTGTAAATAATTTTAAAATTAGCGGAGAGGGATGTTATCTTCTAGAGTGCAGGTTCCCGTCCAACGAAGAGCTCGACAGGTTTTTAGGCGAATTAAACCATTATGTCAATTATAAATTGTCCCTCGTTATTAATTATTAATAAAAATAAAGCAGAAATTTGGCTAACTTCTTAGTGCTTGCCGCTGGATGCTTCAAAAATGTGCCTCCAATCCAGCTGATCTCCATAACATCTCGGCTGCGTTGACAGACGTTGTTCGAACTGCAAACTGCCTTAATGTTTGCGCTGGCCTTACACAGTCATCTATGAGCTTTCTGTTCAAACAAAAGAAGATAGCCAACCGCCTGAATAGACAGGTAGGGCTATCTTTTTTTTGGACTATCCTTCGTATAATCAGTCTCAACTACCAAGTTCCACCCCAGTGGCAAATCTTCAAATGAGCGTGCTCTCTGGCGCTATCGGCGGACTTATTTCCAATTGTTCTGCCGGCGGTTCGATTTCAGGCAGCACGTTCGGCTTAATCTCGGGTTCAATATTCAGCGGCTTTGGTTCCGGAAATGCATCTGGCTTTACTTCGGGAACGACTTTCAGAGGGATTTCAGTTGGAAAATCTTTTTTCATAACAGTCACCTCCTGTTATTTATTGTTAATGCCCACTCTAAACACCCCACTCATCTTTATATAACCAATTAAGGAGGCTACTATTCCAATGCATGACAATTTCAACAGAATCTAAGTTTCATGGTCAACAGTAGATATCTTTTATGCTTAGAGACATATCTCTGTAATAACAAGATATAATCTTATTGTTGTTTCATACGAAGCATTTGTTGCAACAGGCTCTCTACATCCTTTTCGGGAAAAACTCCTAATAAAGTTTCTTCAAAAGTTCCCTGTGCCCTATCAAGCTTGTCTTGGCCTAATTGTGTCAAAGAAGTATAGATACTTCTGCGATCATCGTCGCAAGCATGTCTTTTTAGAGCTCCGCAGCCCTTTGCTTCGAATCGGCTAACAAGTCTAGAGACAGCGCTCTGGCTTAAACCAAGCATTGACTCCAATTGTTGTAATTTCAGCTTCGTCTCTGGTGCCTCAGACAAAAATAACAGTAAATAAAATTCTTTTAAAGACAACTGGTGCTTCTCTTGCAAATTCGCTTCCAATTTATTAGCTACGTTCATTTGTATATGCGTTAAAGTCAACCAACTGGTTATAAGGTCATGGTTAGGGGTATTCTCCATATTATAATTTCCTTTCCGGGCTAAAGCTCATGACGAATTAATATAAATTTCACCTTTATAATATTATAACATCAGGTTAACCATTTAACGAGCTTACACTACCGTATTCATCCCTTTACTATATTTAACTTCGCGTTCCTTTTTGTACAAAAAGAGACCCCATAAAACAGGTCTCCAAAGTCATATTACCCTAGTTATATTCTTTATCTTTTGCTTCTGGGAAATCCAAGTTCATACTGTTTAGGAATATCCGTCTCTTTATTAAGCTGAACTGCAGCTTCCAAAGTCCAGTAAGGATTTCTCAGCATTCCCCGTCCTACCGCAATAAGGTCAGCTTCTTCATTTCCGATCACCGCATTGGCAAGAGCAGGTTCGTCCAATCTACCCACCGCAATAACCGGAATATTCAGACTCTGCTTGATTTCTCTAGCCAGAGGGACTTGATAAGCAGCATGCGTTCCTGGCTTGCCTGCAGCGGCTATAGGCCCTTCACCGCCTGCGCTGACATGGAAAATATCTGCGCCCGCTTCTTTATATACTTTGCTGAACTCAAGGCTCTCATTAATTCCATATCCGCCCTCTACATATTCCTTAGCGGAAATACGCATGATTAGAGGCATACCTGTCGGCATTTCGCTTTTTGCCGCATGAATGACTTCTTTACCGAACAGGGTTAAATCTTGTCCATATTCATCCGTTCTGCGATTTGTTAAAGACGAATGAAACTGGTGAATGAGGTAACCGTGCGCACCATGAAGCTCAATGACATCAAATCCCGCTTTGACAGCCCGTTTTACGCCCATCCGGAATTTTTCGACCATTTCTTTCACTTCATCAGTCGTTAATTCCCTTGGCGTTTTAAATTCAGAGTTAAACGGAACTGCCGATGGAGCTACAGGAATCGTCGCATCTTCGGCTTTACGCCCTGCATGGGCAATTTGGATGCCCACTTTAGCGCCATATGAATGACAGGCCTCAACGATTCTGGCCAATGCGGGAATCTGTTCATCTGACCAGATCCCGAGATCAAAATCGGTAATTCGGCCATCAGGCTCAACATCAGTCATTTCAATAATAATTAACCCGGCTCCACCAATTGCTCGGCTCACATAATGCATATAATGCCAATCGGTAGCGATTCCGTCTTTGTCGTTGACTGAATATTGACACATTGGAGGCATAACCACACGGTTTTTTAGTTTCAAATCCATTATTTCATAGGGGCTAAATAAATCCTTCATGATTTCTCTCCTCTTTGTATAATACATTTAAGCACGAATTAATTATAAATGCATGCTCATGCATATATAATATCGTATAAAGCATTTTTCTGTCAACATCTAATAAATCACACATTTTTTAATA
The nucleotide sequence above comes from Paenibacillus sp. IHBB 10380. Encoded proteins:
- a CDS encoding MBL fold metallo-hydrolase, whose product is MKIRQIRNATMVLNYGNMTFLIDPFLGAKGVYPPFPNTSNQVNNPTAELPIPVEEIVQTDAVIVTHLHPTISMQLRSRRFPKILIDKLY
- a CDS encoding 5'-nucleotidase C-terminal domain-containing protein, with translation MKAKKKWCLTVAALLLFGSVVTSLPVSVEAAESANEDTRISILGTSDIHGRFMPWDYALDGPNPSGSLTQLFTIIKKVRGENPNTILLDAGDMIQDNSAELFNDQPKSPMMVAMNEMNYDAWVMGNHEFNFGMDVFKKITSQYKGQMLAGNIYKDNGERFMPAYTIIEKAGIKIGVIGMDTPMTAEFEKGSDHVDGLVFKNPVDETKKAIKELEGKVDVMIGLMHMGLENENGVPGTGVKDIANANPELAAIFAGHMHKLVKGDTVNGVLIVEPDKYGTHISRIDLTFTKQGDKVVLKDKQAAALPVKAEDGTTALSDPALESTLQPYHEFARENANIEVAQLKGMNLVPKNEIDGIPTVQIQETPLSDFFNDVMLHYSKADVVSHQIDNDKARLDVGPIKKKDIAYNYQFALGEITVYQVTGKDLKDYMEWAVGYFNSTRPGDVTVSFDKIRRASKYSTNDFFGGVKYEIDLTKPYGSRITNLRKMDGTSIKSDDTIKLGMNAYRMEALKAKGGALEGRKFQQLWSSKDVKAFGEIDGTIRNRAIAYLKEEKNGVYEPKVQENWKITGVDTTSPERADVIELINTGVLEIPKTDDGKYTNVASINILDMITRKEIDELSQKAKVSTDLSAGAMTKGEFYHKLNEAIKTATSTRQEEVNPEPKPKPEPKPEPKPEPEPPVGSVVTNQAKVTAYFLNVRAEASSTAKIYMAVPKGTVLEVLGTKYGWLKVSYNGSTGYVYGEYVDMLK
- a CDS encoding Lrp/AsnC family transcriptional regulator, translated to MLDHTDKQILEELKNNSRISMKELGEKIHMTGQATANRVLKLEESGVIEGYTIHQNHMKTGYPVHSFINIYTKSFDHKPFLSFIETQHPYIVNNFKISGEGCYLLECRFPSNEELDRFLGELNHYVNYKLSLVINY
- a CDS encoding MarR family winged helix-turn-helix transcriptional regulator gives rise to the protein MENTPNHDLITSWLTLTHIQMNVANKLEANLQEKHQLSLKEFYLLLFLSEAPETKLKLQQLESMLGLSQSAVSRLVSRFEAKGCGALKRHACDDDRRSIYTSLTQLGQDKLDRAQGTFEETLLGVFPEKDVESLLQQMLRMKQQ
- a CDS encoding NADH:flavin oxidoreductase/NADH oxidase; its protein translation is MKDLFSPYEIMDLKLKNRVVMPPMCQYSVNDKDGIATDWHYMHYVSRAIGGAGLIIIEMTDVEPDGRITDFDLGIWSDEQIPALARIVEACHSYGAKVGIQIAHAGRKAEDATIPVAPSAVPFNSEFKTPRELTTDEVKEMVEKFRMGVKRAVKAGFDVIELHGAHGYLIHQFHSSLTNRRTDEYGQDLTLFGKEVIHAAKSEMPTGMPLIMRISAKEYVEGGYGINESLEFSKVYKEAGADIFHVSAGGEGPIAAAGKPGTHAAYQVPLAREIKQSLNIPVIAVGRLDEPALANAVIGNEEADLIAVGRGMLRNPYWTLEAAVQLNKETDIPKQYELGFPRSKR
- a CDS encoding glucosaminidase domain-containing protein translates to MQEYVLSGGEIVRLKHYIEHKHHSLDPKQRASILADAVHRIIESRLPSFPDEVKKQVCYELLIKHRDSLVIQADDVLQHCMSLDLSKEDLLSSLVVWVSSRTTFPVQEEMVRNILLRWSQQLLPTVSFQALVQEWDEQGRSVCRELAVASEPFVPLRNKKWFNRRISITIACFFAVVLLCVLIRPLDQQSPAPASYADPINILQPIINDNEEPQPVDGIPTGLKYVSIDTKRLKQYLRDRNSILAEEPYLSEIVEAGKKYDIHPLLLFAITGQEQGFVSKDHKSVKEIANNPFNVFGSWESYNTTIASSANIAAKTVANISSRRPGGSQPIQWLNRTYAEDPNWWKGVTWFFDEMKREIEDESFEWPA